The DNA segment CTACATGTATAGACAACAAAACAGCATAAGTACAGTGTTAATCATTACGACTAGTAAGCTATTAAATATTAGATATTATTGCCAGGTGggtttttgaaagttttacaaacaatttttagGTATTTGCTAAGGTTATCTATCTTATGAGGATCATTTTCACACATAATATTCTTGAATGTAAGTATATTcacattttgcatatttatagtAGGCAAGTACATTTTTCTAGCATTCATAAAATAAGGACAACGAAGAAGATAATGGAATTCATCGCCAATTTCATTACAAGTGcataaattacattttctatcatttcTATCAATGCCAAGCCATCTACCCTTTTCAATTGGCAGGTGGTTGTTACATAGTCTGAAATCTACAAGAGGTTGCATGAGGTTATCATGTAcattaatataacaattttcaaGCCTAAATTCAGACTTATATATtctataattaatacatttggaTGAACTAACAATATCACTGTTCCAGTTCTGTTTGTACTGGTCTTTTAATGAAGTTTCAACTAAGTTTAACAAAGCATATTTAGATCCTGGAAAGTATTGACTTTGCCATATATAACTCAGACCACAAGCATCAAGTATCGATTTAACATTGCTAAACCATCCATACTGATGGCCATTAACAGAGAAATCTTTGTACAAGTATTTATACAAAACAGATGACaaattgttattgtaatgaGTTAGTTTATACCAAAAACCTATTATgcgtttttttaacataatgcTTAATGGGTATCGACCAAGATCACCATATAACATAATGTGTGGTGTACTttttgaacattcaaaatatgcttCAAAAAGTCTGTATGGACTTTTTCTATAAGGTTAAGATCACCGTAGCCCCACACTTCACATGAATAAAGTAATATTGGTACAACAGTATTGTCAAATAGTTTAAGTTGACAGTCTATAGGCAAACATAAATTTCTTATCTTAACATACAAACAGTATAAGGCTTTTCTAGCTTGTTCTACAACATGCTTTTTACAATTAACtaaatgtctatttttagaGAATGTAACACCCAggtatttaaatgtatctaCGACCTCAAACTgcttattatttacaataatatttctatttcGTCTTGGTTTATCTCCAAACAccattacttttgtttttttaacattaatatcTAGTTTCCATATATTACAATAGTCATCAAAATTCTTTAATGTACATATCAACTCTTGCTCAGATTTTGCAAATATTACAGGATCATCAGCATACAATAGAACTATTAATTTCAGGTATATATCTAAGTCAACATCAGTAATgtcaatacatggtgtgctttTGTTCAACATATAGTTTTCTaggtcatttaaaaacaaggaaaataGTATCGGTGATAGATTCTCACCCTGTCTAACACCGTTACAGCATTGGAAATATTTTGTGGtagtattttttaataacaagcatgtttttatgttgatatacatattttttattacattaaacattttcccATTAATATTATACTTTAACAACTTTGCCCAGAGGCCAGCTCTCCATACAGAGTCGAAAGCTTTTCTAAAATCGACAAAGGCacaaaacaattttgatttcttatgtttacaatattctgATAACAAgtgcaatataaatatattatcaatagtGCTATGATTTTTTCGAAATCCAGCTTGGTTTTTTAACAGTAATTCATTTTCTTCCAGGAAATTTGTCAGTCTATTATTCAGTATAGCAGTAAACACTTTGCCAAGACAACTCAAAATTGTAATCGGTCTATAATTTTCCGGAGACTGCATGTCCCCTTTATTTTTATAGATTGGTAATATAACACCAACAAGCCAGGATTCTGGTAAGATACcagtttgtaaaacaacattgaacaaattaacatagatatcaagaaaaatgtcacatgatgatttaatatattcattagcTATCTGGTCTAAACCACAAGCTTTATCATTTTTAAGGTTCTTGACAGCTTTTGCAACTTCAGCTCTAGTAATGTCATTATCAAGACTATGTAAAACAGTAACATCTGGGAAATCTGCAATAGGGTCTTCCATAACATCATCGTTTGCAGagttcaaattttcaaaaaagttaagAAATATTTCTTCATTAACACATGAGCTTTTAGACTTATCATTCAAACTATTCACATATTTCCAATAATCTTTAGGTGATTTACTATACATATTTCTAATGTCTTTTTTGAATTTACGTTTATAATTAACAACAGCAGTTCTAAtagttttcttatataatttacttgAATTCAATAGACTTTGCTTATTAGCATCTGTTTTACAAGACTTAAACATCCTTTTACATCTATGGAATTCTCTACGAGCATTACAGCAATTATTATCAAACCATTTCTTCTTTGTGTACTTCTTGGGTGTCTTTTTAGAGGTCATCTTTTTAACACCAAAAGTAGTTTTGGCAGATACAGTAAGAACAGAACCaatttttgaaacaatattgtttatcttttctttGTCAAATGTAGTGTCAGTTGAGttcaatatatttctaattTCATCTAATTCCTGGATATCTAAATTAGCTATAAaatcattacatttttcattttgccaACGTCTTACTCTCTCAGTATCATTTTCCTCAATTACTACTTCAACATTAGCTgatttacattgaaaaacaacagcacAGTGAACATCTGAAAGCAACGGACAGAATTCAGaaatttcaaatgaatcaaacagttttaaacagtGCTTTGAGACAACTACGTAATCTACTACAGATGCATTTTTGCAGGTATATCTACCGACATCTTTGTCAGAAAAAGCTCTTCCATTCAATATtagaaaatcattatttttgcaaaattccaCTAGGTTAGACCCTAATCTATTAACAACCAAGTCTTTCGAAGAGCGGCTTACAGACATATTGGAAGCAATTAGTAACTGTGAAATATTATCATCAAATACTTCATTAGGATTAATGTCAACTTgctcaaaaatgaaattatcaacaGTAGTAATATCAGATTGTAACCCTGTTCGTGCATTGAAATCTCCAAGTAATACAACATTATTATATGTGGTACTGtaagtttcaatttcttgataaaaatcTTCATATATTTCTCtagagaaatattttgaattatctgGAGGTACATAGACTATGCCAAAGTAAACATCTTCATCAGTATTAAGTGCAGAGCATTCTATCTTAAACCACTGTATGTATTCACAATTATTGCGCGGGCGCATCGGCGCCCGGCGCATATATTGATGGTTTTTGGAGTGTCCCTGGTGCAATGGGCTTGCGCATGCggcgttttcatttttttgatcGCGCATGCGCCGTTTCTTACCGTCCGCTCTCGGATAATTCCGAAGCAGTTCGCCATTAGACTGGTTCCTGTTCGATTTTGCAATAGAAGATTGGTAATCTTCTAAAATGTgaagctttgaaaatataaggcaaattaaaaccagagatttttttaaataactcttttagagaaaaaatatcataaatgcacaGTTGTTGAGAAAACtcctcttttttatttaaatatttttacataaaagaatAAACCACGAATGCGCAGAATGTATCTTACAATAATCTTAGAAAATCGGTGAACTAGTCTATTATCTGATTACCCGGTTATGACACGTACGGGTCAGATGCAAGCGTCCAGTAGACTAGGGATATCGAGGTCAACACGCTGGCGGTTGGGGGAaaggtattttcattttctttttacatagtgaactgaaaaactattgttattttatatttatcattttaaaagcagGTTTCGTGTCTTTCGATTTAAACAGTAGCACGTTTTTTTTGCGGTATTCCTACTTTTattttggacaacatttgaaGGCTTTTCCAAATTGCGTCATTAAAACCAGGAATGAtagccgtccaatgaaaacgcttctTGCATTTCAGACATAGGCGAGTgtgcggtcaaggtcaaaattgcgaGAGGGTGATTCGAAGTGAAATACCGCAACAAAAACGTTCGATTTGGACATTAACGCGTCTAACTCAATGAGTCACAATGGTAGGGATGATATTTCAAGCCCttctttgtaatgcatgcgcaaagtttgcatgtcagtctgtatgtAACGAGTTTAAGGTGATTTGTTCGTAGTCATTAAATTTTTGCATCGTTttgattatgcaccagttatataaattattttagactaatgcatcagtcaattgaaaccacgccccccccccggTCAGGGGAATAGCGAGGACCCTGACCATAGGTCCAGCCAACCTTGGCTAAAATCCCGTCCTGCGGGGATGAACAGATTTAATCTCGCCAAATGCCCCGGGCCCCCGCACCACAGGggccctaggtaaggcccattccctgctatatttaaagcgaagacataACCATCCCATTCACCCGGCaatgcagggccacctgaaattGAGATCACAAAGCACCCGATGaccccttcttattctatataaatgatGCAATCGCGTTCGAAGTCAATTTTCAAGCTCAGTGAGGTGTGACGGGATTCCACCGCTTTTAGATAGATGATGTTGTTATAGAGATGGGAAACTGCATGAAATTGATCGATATGTGAATAGTTGTTCTATTAGCGTTTTTCCCAAAATAGTCAACTATGTTTGTGATTCCGGGGTTAAAGAAATCACCCTATCAGCAGTATTATATCACGTAAGctatactacatgtattaaatgCCATTAAAGTGTAAACAACTTCAGACGTTAACCGATTGACAAGAGGTATAGTACGGTGCAATATGCGGGATCCCAAAGTTGTTATTGAATAGTCGTGACGTAATAGTTCCGTTCATTTCAATCTcagtaaaaaatgttcatacagAGCAATATTATCTCTGGCAACACAGTTAATCAGTAGACACACGAAAAAAGAACGCATTGGTagcattaataatttatgtcacattccaatacatgtacatgagaaataaaatacataaactgtCTTACAGCAAAGttatatacaacaaataaatatcattcaaaacagTGCATTGGTTAAACAAAACGAAGTGGTAGCATTAGAGGGCCATTTACATGTCACATACAAGAACATGTGAAACAAAAGTCATACTATATTTTACATCAAAGTtgtatacaacaaacaaatgacattCTAAAACAGCGCATTAGTAACCATAAGGGTAGGTGAGGTAATTCTCATGGATAACCCTTTTGTCAAACACAATTCTATAGTCTTTGGTTTCTTGTCTTGTAATAATATTAGTTTGTGTGATGTCCCTGCATATTTTCATGTCTTGAACTTGAACAGATGAACTTGCGGATGATCCCCTAACCATATCTACTACCATATCGTAATTGATTTTGAGGGTGTTTTTGAAATTAAGCGTGATCCCTTTCACTTTGCAAATTGAAAAGTAACCGTTTTTATCACAGCTTTCTGTTTTGTAAGCATAATTTTTGGGACCGCCGGTGACAAAATTCGTAATTTTATTCCCCGAAACCTCGTCAGTCATATCCCCGAGATGATCCCCAAGGGATGGCCTCCACTGTCCAggtcttgaaataaaaattattgaatCCGTGTCACAATAAAGACAGCGTTGACCCAGGCGCTGTAGGTAGCTGTAAAGTTTTAGACGGGCCTGTGCTGTTGTATATGCAGCTATCACTACGTTTGTCCGAGAGGAATCGTCTACAAAATCATTCCCGTGAACCCAATCTAATTGTACTGCCTCTTCATTGACGAATCGGATGTTTTTCACTTCTTGTTGATCCGATGTCATCATATCCATAAAGACGGAAGGGTCGTCAGTATACGTCGTTCGGGttaaatttgacctttgaccgaatTTCCCCCAGAATGAATTCAACATGAGTTTTGCCAGTGACCTTAACCCGGGGTTTCGTTGTATTTTGTCATAATCAAGCCAGATCCCTTccctttcaaaatattgttttatatatctttGCTCGTCTTCTTCTGCTTGGCACCATTCCGGCCACCCACTTGCTTCCTGTTTGAGTTTCAGGAAGGTATTAACGTATTCAGTAAATATACCGCCACATTTGGAGTCTGGGTCATATtgtgaaatatctttaaaatgccAAACTTCGTATATTTCCACAATTTTGTAACCCTGCGACATGGCCAGTTTTACCTCGTCTGTTACCCAAGTCCCCAGGAAAGCTCTTTCACTATCAGTATGCTGACACGGCGACTGCTGATATTGGTCTGCGCATGATCTGCATAAACTGAAAAGCAGTTTTCCATTCGATTTCACGGGCAAAACAGGTAAGTAGAGTCCGCGAGGAGGTAAGATTTTACACTTGATCAGTCCTTCGTAATGGGTTATGTCTTGGAAATTTTCTGTGACTATTTCGGGATGTCCCAAGGGTATTTTCCCAGTTTTGTTAACATACGGATACAATGATGTCACGtcataatagtttatttcttGTTCACTTGAAGCTTCTTCATACAATTTGAACCCTTCTGTGCGGCCCCCAAAGAAGGCATCTCGTGGTTCAAGCGGGCCAACAAATTCAAGtttttgtatgtattgtttCATGTCCAGGTTGACCTCCATATCATTTTTGAAGTCACATTCCCATTTAGCGTTGTATGAATAGCCCTCAGATTCTATAAACTCTTTTTTCTCAATGGTTCTTGCATTCAAATCGCCCATACTCATGTCATTAACAGGATTTactgtttttgatgaaaaacatttagaacaacCGTGCCAAAAACAGCCGTGGAATTCTAATACCACTTTTTCGCCGTCGCGTTCGTAATATCCATCTACTTTGTATGGTCCAATGTGTTTCTCTCCGTTGTTTCTCCCATGTTGGATGTTAATCTGCTTTTCGTGCGCTAGGTACGCCATCCATTGATATGCCATAACCGATTGTTTTTCCTCTGGTCTGTACCCGTGAGATGGAATAATACCAATACTTTCGTGCTCTAGAAAATTTCGCCTGAATACCAAATTACATGCCGAGGCGATGGTCAAACATTTTTCAAACGGATCTATGCCAGGAATATCATTCTTATGTGTAATGTCCTGAAACAACTCGCGAAACTTTAGGCAGCATTTTCTCAATATGTCTACATCTGATCGGCAGTATTTTAACAATTCATACTGAAAATCAAACGCATCGTTTTTGTGAATGTCATACCATGCTATGAACTCCAATCTTTTGTCTATTTTCATACCATCTGGGTAGTAGTACTTACTATCTGGTAAACTTGTAAGTGTCTGGGTTTGATTTTCCTGTCGATTGTATAGATGTGGAAAATAGCCCTTTGATAATTCTGCAATACCAAACGCTTTGGGCATATCAGCCAACGCCATTGGTATAAAGTTTATGGAGTCAATGAAGCGCATCTTGCACACGGGAACTTTTATTGACATAAATTTCGTTCCGTTTGTTATGACCTCTGGTAATATGGCATTTTCATGCAGATATTGTAGAATTGGATAACTGTCATAGCCTTTGAAATTATGACAAATAACGGTGGCCCCAACATTTTCTTCAGAAAATAGCCATTTGCAAAACTGCTGAGTGGTCTGTTCGCCTTTGAAAATCAATTCATTTCTTCCGCAATATTCACACTCCGATTCGCTTGACAAGTCGTTCTTCAGGCAATGACGACATACTCTTTGCGCGACACATAGGTTCGGTTGATGTTTATAGGAACCACAAGTGGCTTTATTACAGTTTACACACTTCCCATGCACCCCAGATAGATATCCATTTTCGCATTGAAGCTGCTGATCTTGTGTGCACTCGAAGtcgaaaaatatatattttgtatcgtttgttttctttttaacagTTTCCCTCTCAGATTCACTTTCCTCGGTTGGCTGCATAAAACACTGGTGATCCTCTTCTACGAATTccttacatgttttacaatatttttcattgcaCACATGAGCCTTTTTATGTTTTCGCACATTTATGGCTTGTCCGCAGTCCTTACATTTGTAATACATACTGCAGGTAGAAGTTCCAACATCGTGGTTTTGTTTGTGCATTGCAAAAcatgtttcattcataaaatttcGATTGCAGTCAATACAATGTTCCCAATTAAAAGAGTCGTCATCGTGTATACGATGGCAGTGAACGCAAGGATTGTTGCAGGCATGTTGCTCTTTGTTACTGTATCCCTTTTTACATTTCAGGCAGAAGTAACTTCTATTCAAAAACCCTGCGACTGATGTAATGACATCAAAGTGTTCATTGTGTGAGTACAGGTATATAGGTATGCCGTCTTCCTGCCCTTCATAGATTATAGCATTGAAATGGTCCTTTGATAAAACGACGATTTTATAATCCGGAAGAGCTGATTGAAACAATTTTACTTCATCAATACCACAGCGTTGTAGAGGTACACCGGCTTTGTCGTGTAAGTTCAGTGCCAGTTGTTTTTGCGCATGATGGCCTAGACGTATATTATTCCATTGCGGGTGTTTTTCTATACGTGCAATCGCTG comes from the Mya arenaria isolate MELC-2E11 chromosome 13, ASM2691426v1 genome and includes:
- the LOC128214030 gene encoding uncharacterized protein LOC128214030, producing the protein MTYQCEVCNVTFSKLSQLLQHRRTENHWPKFTCPSCKKSFTRKNNLKQHMKKHEDENNHHCPECLRVFTRRDALDEHFKQHENQSGGGRKRSSGDDADSNATNKKQKLSAKDDVKDYYRVDKISERRIEKFNSTASYYKISVKDMEIRELPNIIKTLKQIFQSIIDTIAGNIPSSDRVRVTMDNPQLDFPIVLRFMKRSELTVDRLLSEIERVLQSYEQFVLDETFGLEFVHVHLPNGSGTRGKPFVDISKLLNNKASVLQIRNTDELCCARAIVTAIARIEKHPQWNNIRLGHHAQKQLALNLHDKAGVPLQRCGIDEVKLFQSALPDYKIVVLSKDHFNAIIYEGQEDGIPIYLYSHNEHFDVITSVAGFLNRSYFCLKCKKGYSNKEQHACNNPCVHCHRIHDDDSFNWEHCIDCNRNFMNETCFAMHKQNHDVGTSTCSMYYKCKDCGQAINVRKHKKAHVCNEKYCKTCKEFVEEDHQCFMQPTEESESERETVKKKTNDTKYIFFDFECTQDQQLQCENGYLSGVHGKCVNCNKATCGSYKHQPNLCVAQRVCRHCLKNDLSSESECEYCGRNELIFKGEQTTQQFCKWLFSEENVGATVICHNFKGYDSYPILQYLHENAILPEVITNGTKFMSIKVPVCKMRFIDSINFIPMALADMPKAFGIAELSKGYFPHLYNRQENQTQTLTSLPDSKYYYPDGMKIDKRLEFIAWYDIHKNDAFDFQYELLKYCRSDVDILRKCCLKFRELFQDITHKNDIPGIDPFEKCLTIASACNLVFRRNFLEHESIGIIPSHGYRPEEKQSVMAYQWMAYLAHEKQINIQHGRNNGEKHIGPYKVDGYYERDGEKVVLEFHGCFWHGCSKCFSSKTVNPVNDMSMGDLNARTIEKKEFIESEGYSYNAKWECDFKNDMEVNLDMKQYIQKLEFVGPLEPRDAFFGGRTEGFKLYEEASSEQEINYYDVTSLYPYVNKTGKIPLGHPEIVTENFQDITHYEGLIKCKILPPRGLYLPVLPVKSNGKLLFSLCRSCADQYQQSPCQHTDSERAFLGTWVTDEVKLAMSQGYKIVEIYEVWHFKDISQYDPDSKCGGIFTEYVNTFLKLKQEASGWPEWCQAEEDEQRYIKQYFEREGIWLDYDKIQRNPGLRSLAKLMLNSFWGKFGQRSNLTRTTYTDDPSVFMDMMTSDQQEVKNIRFVNEEAVQLDWVHGNDFVDDSSRTNVVIAAYTTAQARLKLYSYLQRLGQRCLYCDTDSIIFISRPGQWRPSLGDHLGDMTDEVSGNKITNFVTGGPKNYAYKTESCDKNGYFSICKVKGITLNFKNTLKINYDMVVDMVRGSSASSSVQVQDMKICRDITQTNIITRQETKDYRIVFDKRVIHENYLTYPYGY